The following coding sequences lie in one Plasmodium sp. gorilla clade G2 genome assembly, chromosome: 11 genomic window:
- a CDS encoding mitochondrial import inner membrane translocase subunit TIM44, putative, with amino-acid sequence MKKNIFNNVFINIKFQKNLKYNKFISSKCIQNIYITNKWNSTSCVYNQSLCTPTQLISTRKKFSTFMRNVIEQVKKDMKENKQYQEALKELKEKTEIDDKRIRLKKRIEENIDFFQKIKEKNVEAVKILYNDVNNFVTYCFTKYYALKLSKNLCIQFFITLKNVFIKSTNKFTELSEKWDENSAFVKLDKWRQDMAIKRYKKEKEKENQHNNNIDEENDNSVLDNNNEQSDNIININKKKKKKHRFTNIMEENNETENDNSQNYELILAQESAWDKFGSKLKDMPFLNNFFENPILGKLFGETELAAALREMKMIDKNFKLSELMYLFEYVISKHIVESYLIGDEETLRLHCGSSAFNSLNASITERKKKKVFLDTNVLIYKNHELKGAQRMEESSPWFIFTFHTQQINCLKNKNDEIIEGKIDDIREVVYTIALSKHPEPEKEGLLYPYIVREFAIIGNTPSW; translated from the exons ATGAAGaaaaacatatttaataatgtatttataaatataaaatttcaaaaaaatttaaaatataataaatttatatcttcaaaatgtatacaaaatatttatatcacaAATAAATGGAATTCTACATCATGTGTATACAATCAATCTTTATGTACTCCCACTCAATTAATAAGTACTAGAAAAAAATTCTCAACCTTTATGAGGAATGTTATAGAGCAG GTTAAAAAAGACATGAAGGAAAATAAACAATACCAAGAAGCTCTAAAAGAACTTAAAGAAAAAACAGAGATAGACGACAAAAGAATAAGATTAAAAAAACGaattgaagaaaatatagatttttttcaaaaaataaaagagaaaaatgTAGAAGctgtaaaaatattatacaacgATGTGAATAATTTTGTTACATATTGTTTTACTAAATATTATGCTTTAAAATTAAGCAAAAATTTATGtattcaattttttattacattgaAAAATGTGTTCATAAAATCAACAAATAAATTTACAGAATTGTCAGAAAAGTGGGATGAAAATAGCGCCTTTGTTAAATTAGATAAATGGCGTCAAGATATGGctataaaaagatataaaaaagaaaaagaaaaagaaaatcagcataataataatatcgatgaagaaaatgataattctgtattggataataataatgaacaaagtgataatataattaatataaataaaaaaaaaaaaaaaaaacataggTTCACAAATATAAtggaagaaaataatgaaacagAAAATGATAACTCACAAAATTATGAACTTATTTTAGCTCAAGAATCAGCATGGGATAAATTTGGAAGCAAATTAAAAGATATgccatttttaaataatttttttgaaaaccCTATTTTAGGGAAATTATTTGGTGAAACCGAACTAGCTGCAGCTTTAAgagaaatgaaaatgattGATAAAAATTTCAAACTCTCAGAacttatgtatttatttgaatatgTTATTTCAAAACATATTGTTGAATCATATCTAATAGGAGATGAAGAAACCTTAAGGTTACATTGCGGTTCATCAGcttttaattctttaaatGCAAGCATTacagaaagaaaaaaaaaaaaagtcttTCTTGATACAAATGttcttatttataaaaatcatgAACTTAAAGGAGCACAAAGAATGGAAGAAAGCTCACCTTGGTTTATATTTACTTTTCACACACAACAAATAAACTgcctaaaaaataaaaatgatgaaattaTTGAAGGGAAAATTGATGATATAAGAGAAGTTGTCTATACAATAGCCTTGTCAAAACATCCAGAGCCAGAAAAAGAAGGATTGTTATATCCATATATTGTAAGAGAGTTTGCAATTATTGGAAACACTCCATcatggtaa
- a CDS encoding kelch protein,putative produces the protein MTTNKFLLLKKEDSYLSKLTHETVIFGENLYKIFSKTLTSSSTETFNRKSNEKLDSISFCSELLPFYCKSEVIHKGDIFNVRFGHSCLIDKHIIYIYGGNQDIKSYNTKLIQFNLLNNVFKNLDEKNPPKPRYFATLNLIHSTEKKEDCLFLYGGKRGSYITNDTYLYCIKDNTWEHIKVKFSPPPVFGHVCFKYKNIIFIHGGNMGNSRVNSDIWGYFEEEKKWVKIMSKDEYYNKSSNKPSGRFFHSCSVCLSNQGNDINVYIFGGLNDQNKCVQDLFWCYSLNNGKWTQIKNSVGKIPIERYGHSSTVLNDRWFLLCGGYNLSWYQKSNLLDIYAYDIILNTWSCLNVYGMLLVTHHFYGNIIQVDDSGYFFIFGGLRNNEASSKIYKFTPLLPSYYFKVLKNKIDDINDKVYYLENNPRRTVNPIFSKEIGDIKYALSAISFTIVRYVQLINDINEKIKISNELVKRNYLSILERMESNRKYYDELNSRIDVLDNSIMNKTSKTNENNNNGDIVKNEEINKSEQIGKNDEIIKNDETVKNEVIIKSDEIIKNDDIIKSDEIIKNEENNKNIDTNKNDDKHEKQEESITNDDLSNKQQNVIN, from the exons atgacaacTAACAAGTTtttacttttaaaaaaagaagattcTTATTTATCCAAGCTCACCCACGAAACAGTAATATTTGGTGAGAATTTATATAAGATATTTTCAAAGACCCTTACTAGTAGTAGTACAGAAACATTCAATAGAAAATCTAATGAAAAGTTGGATTCGATTTCTTTTTGTTCAGAATTATTACCTTTTTATTGTAAATCAGAAGTAATACATAAAGGCGACATCTTTAATGTTCGTTTTGGTCACTCATGTCTTATAGATAagcatataatttatatttatgggGGAAATCAGGATATTAAATCATATAACACCAAATTAATACAATTTAACctat tgaataatgtttttaaaaacCTGGATGAAAAGAACCCTCCTAAACCACGCTATTTTGCAACATTAAATTTAATTCACTCaactgaaaaaaaagaagattgtttatttctttatgGAGGTAAAAGAGGATCATATATTACCAACGACACTTATCTCTATTGTATAAAGGATAATACATGGGAGCATATTAAGGTAAAATTCTCTCCCCCCCCAGTTTTTGGTCATGTctgttttaaatataaaaatattatatttatacatggag gAAATATGGGTAATTCAAGGGTTAATAGCGATATATGGGGTTATTTTGAAGAGGAAAAGAAATGGGTAAAAATTATGAGCAAagatgaatattataataaaagtagTAATAAACCAAGTGGTCGATTTTTTCATTCATGTTCAGTTTGTCTATCAAACCAAGGAAACGATATAAacgtatatatttttggagGGCTAAATGATCAAAATAAATGTGTGCAAGATCTTTTTTGGTGTTATTCATTAAATAATGGAAAATGGACTCAAATCAAAAATTCTGTAGGAAAAATCCCCATCGAAAGATATGG GCATAGCTCTACCGTACTAAACGACAGATGGTTTTTATTATGTGGGGGTTATAACTTATCTTGGTATCAAAAATCAAATCTCTTGG atatatatgCCTATGATATCATTTTAAACACATGGTCATGCTTAAACGTATACGGAATGCTTCTTGTGACTCACCACTTTTATGGAAATATAATTCAAGTTGACGACAGTGGttactttttcatttttggaGGTTTGAGAAATAATGAAGCCTcttctaaaatatataaattcacCCCCTTGTTACCCTCATACTACTTcaa agttttgaaaaataaaatagatgaCATAAACGACAAAGTATACTATTTAGAGAACAATCCAAGACGCACAGTGAATCCTATATTCAGCAAAGAAATAggtgatataaaatatgccTTAAGCGCAATTTCTTTTACCATTGTTAGATATGTGCAActaataaatgatataaatgaaaaaataaaaatttcaaACGAACTTGTCAAGCGAAattatttatctatattGGAAAGAATGGAATCTAACAGAAAGTACTATGATGAATTAAACAGCAGAATTGATGTTCTTGATAATTCAATTATGAATAAAACATCCAAAACAaatgagaataataataatggggATATTGTGAAAAATGAGGAGATAAATAAAAGTGAACAAATTGGAAAAAATGacgaaattataaaaaatgacgAAACTGTTAAAAATGAGGTGATTATAAAAAGTGATgagattataaaaaatgacgatattataaaaagtgatgagattataaaaaatgaggaaaataacaaaaatatagacactaataaaaatgatgataaacaTGAAAAACAAGAAGAAAGCATCACCAATGATGACCTTTCAAATAAACAACAAAATGTAAtcaattaa
- a CDS encoding kelch protein, putative, whose translation MASPNTTQPEITLSEERKASLTTQSTTNNTNDGNISEEQKTIASEQQPIPVSNTQGTAESLIENIKKTDLSNKDENTNINTNITTNITTNINTNTNADTNANTNTTTTINADTNVDTNTTTTISANINTSAKTQDTRFQYNGDVSKAFLSPPVFHLTEIMHDERCFKKTKGHVTVEINGDICIYGGMLHDKCIENFIRYVPGINLFEKMRLNSNDIVPRAFCSGNVITEDNKKYIIIFGGINEKDEIIDETYKFDFQAKKWELIGNKLCPRARYKHASFSFNDFLYIHGGLDVNNSLLADMWCFSKNSWRPIKQIDRIPEPRYAHSLIFSVYGNAKLVFLFGGNKKGYNAALGDTWIFNINTNRWKEITNSSGSKPCARWGHSSQLFDNEWMIIYGGITNGWIDNYALSDMYALNIFTFSWFEVDISTSKNFDRGYYGSLCFLPYKKSLFVFGGTDNSDDYSDVFSMSPLVTYVSYKTLTGKIEQLNTRMKNINETSSENENLNISEFETKITELKEDINKITFMMKAFEAKFCELEKLNEQCEKLLSKNINIEELQKLEQRIRKLESSNVLMKHDSI comes from the exons ATGGCAAGTCCAAATACTACACAACCAGAAATAACTTTAAGTGAAGAAAGGAAAGCTAGCTTAACAACTCAATCGACTACTAATAACACCAACGATGGAAACATTTCAGAAGAACAAAAAACAATAGCATCAGAACAACAACCAATACCTGTTTCTAATACACAAGGAACAGCAGAAAGTTTgatagaaaatattaaaaaaacagATTTATCTAATAAGGATGAAAATACAAACATAAATACAAACATAACTACAAATATAactacaaatataaatacaaatacaaATGCAGATACAAATGCAAATACAAATACAACTACAACCATAAATGCAGATACAAATGTAGATACAAATACAACTACAACCATAAGTGCAAATATAAATACCAGTGCAAAAACACAAGATACAAGATTTCAATATAATGGTGATGTGTCAAAAGCATTTTTATCCCCTCCAGTTTTTCATCTTACAGAAATTATGCATGATGAAagatgttttaaaaaaacaaaaggaCATGTGACTGTTGAAATAAATGGagatatttgtatatatggTGGTATGTTACATGACAAATGTATTGAGAATTTTATAAGATATGTTCCTggtattaatttatttgaaaaaatgcGTTTAAATTCAAATGATATTGTCCCTAGGGCATTTTGTTCAGGTAATGTTATAAcagaagataataaaaaatatattataatatttggaggtattaatgaaaaagatgaaattattgatgaaacatataaatttgaTTTTCAAGCAAAGAAATGGGAACTTATTGGAAATAAACTTTGCCCACGTGCAAGATATAAACATGCTTCTTTCAGTTTTaatgattttttatatattcatggAGGATTAGATGttaataattcattattaGCTGATATGTGGTGCTTCTCTAAAAATTCATGGAGACCAATTAAACAAATTGATAGAATTCCTGAACCAAGATATGCTCAcagtttaatattttctgtCTATGGAAATGCTAAATTGGTCTTTTTATTTGGAGGAAATAAAAAGGGATATAATGCAGCCTTAGGTGATACTTggatttttaatattaatacaaacAGATGGAAAGAAATTACCAATTCTTCAGGATCAAAACCTTGTGCTCGTTGGGG CCATTCTTCTCAGCTTTTTGATAACGAatggatgataatatatgGTGGTATAACTAATGGCTGGATTGACAATTATGCTTTATCag aTATGTACGCATTAAACATATTCACGTTTTCATGGTTTGAAGTTGATATAAGTACATCAAAGAATTTTGATAGAGGATATTATGGTTCCTTATGTTTCCTTCCATATAAAAAATCCTTGTTTGTTTTTGGAGGTACAGATAATTCAGATGATTATTCAGATGTATTTAGTATGTCACCACTTGTAACGTATGTATCTTATAAAACGTTGACAGGAAAGATAGAACAATTAAATACgagaatgaaaaatattaatgaaacATCCTCTGAGAACGAAAATCTTAATATATCAGAATTTGAAACAAAAATTACAGAATTGaaagaagatataaataaaataactttTATGATGAAAGCCTTTGAGGCCAAATTTTGTG aattggaaaaattaaatgaacaaTGCGAAAAACTcctttcaaaaaatataaatatagaagaaTTACAAAAACTTGAACAACGAATAAGAAAATTGGAATCTTCAAATGTTTTAATGAAACATGAtagtatataa
- a CDS encoding small nuclear ribonucleoprotein Sm D1, putative — translation MKLVHFLMKLTNENVTIELKNGTLITGIITAVDIKMNTHMKNVKVVIKNKNIAEYNVNTKQFLSLEHVTIRGNNIRYFILSDSLPLDSLLVEDTTPKKISKDKSFAHRDKGMSKGAKGRGRKLSKR, via the coding sequence aTGAAACTAGTACATTTTTTGATGAAATTAACAAACGAAAATGTAACTATAGAACTAAAAAATGGAACTTTAATAACTGGTATAATAACAGCTgtagatataaaaatgaatacccatatgaaaaatgtgaaggttgttataaaaaataaaaatattgctgaatataatgtaaatacgaaacaatttttatcattagaACATGTAACCATAAGaggtaataatataagataTTTTATTCTATCAGATAGCTTACCCTTAGATTCTTTATTAGTTGAAGATACAacaccaaaaaaaatatcaaaagaTAAAAGCTTTGCACATAGAGATAAAGGAATGTCTAAAGGTGCTAAAGGAAGAGGAAGAAAACTATCAAAaagataa
- a CDS encoding threonine--tRNA ligase, giving the protein MKKIIMVIFFLLSKICKSNAILKSLKNNKIVLNIITNKQEPHIFHHSYNNININNINKNNKKNRNKNKIKIKINKNNKKEEGSFFYTNNYKKELINEPYNNLLILHRRNNNWITKKRDNIFDNHKNLKTKKHLLKLFINKNNYIYNRKMFSSCINNNCNTNDVEVMKKKLVVQENPEFIKRRLEKFNEIKEKRKKELEENVEQLKRPINIELLDGSIKSGESYVTTPFDIALSISKRLAEDSIVCKVTYLEKVDVELCDVEEEDDHNEENDNTDEEKNKQDNNVKNDDNNKNDDNKKNDDNDKNDDNVKNDDNDKNDNGNNNKNHNNNNNNVMKSLLWDLNVPLIGNCKLEFINIQSEEGQKVFWHSSAHILGSSLERLYGGFLTIGPALKEGFYYDIFLNNFSINNEDYKRIEDEFNKLVKENVAFEKVVCTKEEALELFEYNPFKLELIRSKIPDNKKTCVYKCGNFIDLCLGPHIKNTGKVKTFKVLKNSSAYWLGQKENDSLQRIYGISFQKKSELTEYLKFLEEAKKRDHRNVGKILNLFFFEKETSPGSCFWLPHGSKIYNKLIEFIRKEYRIRKYEEVISPNVFSCELWKTSGHYQNYKDCMFLFNVENKEWGMKPMNCPGHCLMFKQLNVSYRSLPVRLADFGVLHRNEISGSLSGLTRVRRFQQDDSHIFCSMDHIKQEVLNTLNFLFYVYNLFGFKYELFLSTRPKKFIGQISTWNLAEQHLKDALDAANIKWKINEGDGAFYGPKIDILVKDSLNRTHQCGTIQLDFQLPVRFNLQYKNKEYVNYNEENEKKENEKKENNNNDNINNDEKKEFKDGENDNEHNNKSHNNSLNHNTNEEGLLKKGFERPIIIHRAILGSVERFVAILIEHTAGKLPFWLSPRQAMVLPVSDKYNDYANYVYETLNNNLFDVDIDLSVNTLNKKIREAQLKQFNYILVVGEKELTTNTVTLRDRDDQNNQHVYTIQELIDKFKKLLDVNSMKFNQINEFNSNQGL; this is encoded by the coding sequence atgaaaaaaataattatggttattttttttcttctaagCAAGATATGTAAAAGTAATGCTATTTTAAAGTctttaaagaataataaaatagttttaaatataataaccaATAAACAAGAACCTCATATATTTCATCATTcatacaataatattaatattaataatattaataagaataataagaagaataggaataagaataaaattaaGATTAAgattaataagaataataaaaaagaagaaggttcttttttttatacaaataattataagaaaGAACTTATTAATGAACCATATAATaacttattaatattacatagaagaaataataaCTGGATTACTAAAAAAAGAGATAATATTTTCGACAATCATAAAAACCTAAAAACTAAAAAACatcttttaaaattatttattaataaaaataattatatatataatagaaaaatGTTTTCTTCAtgcattaataataattgtaatacGAACGATGTAGAggttatgaaaaaaaaactgGTGGTACAAGAAAATCctgaatttataaaaagaagatTAGAAAAATTTAATGAAATAAAGGAAAAACGTAAAAAGGAATTAGAAGAAAATGTGGAACAACTAAAGAGACCTATAAATATTGAATTATTGGATGGTTCTATTAAATCGGGAGAAAGTTATGTGACCACACCTTTTGATATAGCTCTTTCCATATCAAAAAGGCTAGCTGAAGATTCTATAGTATGTAAAGTAACATATTTAGAAAAGGTAGATGTGGAATTATGTGACGTAGAAGAGGAAGATGATCATAATGAGGAAAATGACAATACGGATGAAGAGAAGAACAAACAAGATAACAAtgttaaaaatgatgataataataaaaatgatgataataaaaaaaatgatgataatgataaaaatgatgataatgttaaaaatgatgataatgataaaaatgataatggtaataataataaaaaccacaataataacaataataatgttatGAAAAGTCTTTTGTGGGATCTGAATGTTCCATTGATTGGGAACTGCAAATTGGAATTCATTAATATCCAATCAGAAGAAGGACAGAAAGTTTTTTGGCATTCATCTGCTCATATTTTAGGAAGCAGTTTAGAAAGATTATATGGAGGATTTTTAACTATCGGTCCTGCTTTAAAAGAAGgtttttattatgatatatttttaaataatttttctataaaCAATGAAGATTATAAAAGAATAGAAGATGAATTTAATAAGTTAGTAAAAGAAAATGTAGCGTTTGAAAAGGTTGTATGTACAAAAGAAGAAGCATTAgaattatttgaatataacCCATTTAAATTAGAACTTATAAGATCAAAGATTccagataataaaaagacaTGTGTTTATAAATGTGGCAATTTTATTGACTTATGTTTAGGTCCACATATAAAGAATACAGGAAAAGTGAAAACATTTaaagtattaaaaaattcttcAGCATATTGGTTAggacaaaaagaaaatgatagcTTACAAAGAATATATGGTATAagttttcaaaaaaaaagtgaattaacagaatatttaaaatttttagaaGAAGCTAAAAAAAGAGATCATCGTAATGTAgggaaaatattaaatttatttttttttgaaaaagagACATCACCTGGTTCATGTTTTTGGTTACCTCATGGttcaaaaatttataataaattaatagaatttataagaaaagaatatagaataagaaaatatgaagaagTTATATCACCAAATGTTTTTAGTTGTGAATTGTGGAAAACATCAGGACattatcaaaattataaagattgtatgtttttatttaatgttgaaaataaagaatggGGTATGAAACCTATGAATTGTCCAGGACATTGTTTAATGTTTAAACAATTAAATGTTTCATATAGATCTTTACCTGTACGCCTAGCTGATTTTGGTGTTCTACATAGAAATGAAATATCAGGTAGCTTAAGTGGTTTAACACGTGTCAGAAGATTCCAGCAAGATGATTctcatattttttgttcAATGGATCATATCAAACAAGAAGTTCTTAATACATTAAACTTTCTTTTCtatgtttataatttatttggaTTCAAATATGAACTATTTCTTTCAACAAGACCTAAGAAATTTATAGGACAAATATCCACATGGAATCTAGCAGAACAACATTTAAAAGATGCTCTAGATGCAGCAAATATTAAATGGAAAATAAATGAAGGAGATGGTGCTTTCTATGGACCAAAAATTGATATACTTGTAAAAGATAGTTTAAATAGAACCCACCAATGTGGAACCATACAGCTAGATTTTCAATTACCTGTTAGGTTTAATCtgcaatataaaaataaagaatatgtaaattataatgaagaaaatgaaaaaaaagaaaatgaaaaaaaagaaaataataataatgataatattaataatgatgaaaagaaAGAATTTAAAGATGgagaaaatgataatgaacataataataaatctcataataattcattaaaTCACAATACAAATGAAGAAgggttattaaaaaaaggatTCGAAAGAccaataataatacatagaGCTATTTTAGGTTCTGTTGAAAGATTTGTTGCTATATTAATTGAACACACAGCTGGTAAATTACCTTTCTGGTTATCACCTAGACAAGCTATGGTCTTACCTGTAAGTGATAAGTATAATGATTATGCTAATTATGTATATGaaacattaaataataatctgTTTGATGTAGATATAGATCTCTCAGTCAATacattaaacaaaaaaataagagaAGCACAATTAAAacaatttaattatattcttGTAGTGGGTGAAAAGGAATTAACAACAAACACTGTAACATTAAGAGATAGAGATGATCAAAACAATCAACATGTCTATACAATTCAAGAGCTAAtagataaatttaaaaagctCTTGGATGTAAACTCAATGAAATTTaatcaaataaatgaatttaaCTCAAACCAAGGTCtttaa